From Pandoraea vervacti, the proteins below share one genomic window:
- a CDS encoding flavin-containing monooxygenase: MTPSSPTDLDVIIVGAGLSGIAAAHYLREQCPGTRFAMLEARQSLGGTWDLFRYPGVRSDSDMFTLGFSFRPWASDQAIADGGKILDYLKETARAEQLEDVIRYGHKVSEARWDSSIARWTLDIERTHADGRKDTLSLTCRFLFMCSGYYAYDAGHTPTWPGIETYAGTVVHPQHWPRDLDYRDKRVVIIGSGATAVTLVPSLAATAAHVTMLQRSPSYLLSMPQRDGVAERLRAWLPAGMAHRIVRIKNVLITLGFYNAARRWPQAIRRVLIRRAARQAAGHADVQRDLTPRYNPWDQRLCLAPNGDIFKALRSGRASIVTDEIASFTPHGIALRHGKALDADIVVTATGLRVQLMGGARLLVDGKPVSLAQTVAYKGMMYSGVPNLASIFGYTNASWTLKAELIAQYVCRLINHMNAHGADTCVPQLREGEHGDLPAIGLTSGYIQRAAGALPKQGARKPWVFYQSYLRDWRLMRWGSVDDGVMRFERRATRRVTPQTREAAAGMANVPNVSNDIAATPGAH, encoded by the coding sequence ATGACGCCATCTTCACCCACGGATCTCGACGTCATCATCGTCGGCGCAGGACTGTCGGGCATTGCCGCCGCGCACTACCTGCGCGAGCAGTGTCCGGGCACGCGCTTCGCCATGCTCGAAGCACGACAGTCGCTCGGTGGCACGTGGGACCTGTTCCGCTATCCCGGTGTGCGCTCGGACTCGGACATGTTCACGCTCGGGTTCAGCTTCCGCCCGTGGGCAAGCGATCAGGCGATCGCCGACGGCGGCAAGATTCTCGATTATCTGAAGGAGACGGCTCGCGCCGAACAACTCGAGGACGTCATCCGTTACGGACACAAGGTCAGCGAAGCGCGTTGGGATTCCAGTATCGCGCGCTGGACGCTCGACATCGAGCGCACGCATGCCGATGGACGCAAGGACACGCTATCGCTGACCTGCCGGTTCCTGTTCATGTGCAGCGGTTACTACGCGTACGATGCCGGTCACACGCCAACCTGGCCGGGCATAGAGACATACGCCGGCACCGTCGTCCACCCTCAGCACTGGCCCAGGGATCTCGACTATCGCGACAAGCGCGTCGTGATCATCGGCAGCGGCGCCACCGCCGTCACCCTGGTGCCGAGCCTGGCTGCCACTGCCGCGCACGTCACCATGCTTCAGCGCTCGCCGAGCTATCTGCTCTCGATGCCGCAGCGCGACGGCGTGGCAGAGCGGCTGCGCGCCTGGCTGCCCGCCGGCATGGCACATCGCATCGTGCGCATAAAAAACGTGCTGATCACGCTCGGTTTTTACAACGCGGCGCGGCGATGGCCGCAAGCGATACGGCGTGTTCTGATCCGGCGTGCCGCGCGCCAGGCCGCGGGCCATGCCGATGTGCAGCGCGATCTCACGCCCCGCTATAACCCTTGGGACCAGCGCTTGTGTCTTGCGCCGAACGGCGACATCTTCAAGGCACTGCGCAGCGGGCGCGCCAGCATCGTGACCGACGAGATCGCGTCGTTCACACCGCACGGCATCGCGCTCAGACACGGCAAGGCGCTCGACGCGGACATCGTTGTGACCGCGACCGGATTACGCGTGCAATTGATGGGGGGTGCGCGACTGCTTGTCGACGGCAAGCCCGTGTCGCTCGCGCAGACGGTCGCGTACAAAGGCATGATGTACAGCGGTGTGCCGAATCTGGCGTCGATCTTCGGCTACACGAACGCTTCGTGGACCCTGAAGGCCGAACTGATCGCGCAGTACGTCTGTCGCTTGATCAACCACATGAACGCCCACGGCGCCGACACATGTGTCCCGCAACTGCGCGAGGGCGAGCATGGCGATTTGCCGGCGATTGGCCTCACCTCCGGCTACATACAACGCGCCGCCGGGGCGCTTCCCAAACAGGGCGCACGCAAGCCATGGGTCTTCTATCAAAGCTATCTGCGCGACTGGCGCCTGATGCGCTGGGGGAGTGTCGACGACGGCGTGATGCGTTTCGAGCGACGGGCGACGCGCCGCGTGACGCCACAGACGAGAGAGGCCGCCGCGGGCATGGCGAATGTACCGAATGTGTCTAACGACATTGCCGCAACACCGGGGGCGCACTGA
- a CDS encoding SDR family NAD(P)-dependent oxidoreductase → MKTFTDKVAAITGAGSGMGRSLALELARRGTHLALSDIDEASVAATAAACRALGVRVTSQRLDVAEREAVFAWARASVAAHGKVNLVFNNAGVSLSVPVATARQEDFVWLMDINFWGVVHGTQAFLPYLTASGEGHIVNTSSLFGIIAMPTQSAYNASKFAVRGFTEALRMELDLAGAPVSCTCVHPGGVATNIVTASRIDDSIAAFTGVDPQTHRRRANQLIDVTSADAAARQILIGVERNARRVLVGPDARRVDKLARVLGASYQALVVWFYRRSAMSAKRSRASAAAADATTHSTN, encoded by the coding sequence ATGAAGACATTCACCGACAAGGTCGCCGCCATTACCGGGGCAGGATCGGGCATGGGTCGCTCGCTGGCGCTCGAACTGGCGCGTCGGGGCACGCATCTCGCGTTGTCCGATATCGACGAGGCCAGTGTCGCTGCCACCGCAGCAGCCTGTCGCGCGCTGGGGGTGCGTGTCACGTCGCAACGCCTGGACGTGGCCGAGCGCGAAGCCGTCTTTGCCTGGGCGCGTGCGAGCGTCGCGGCGCACGGCAAGGTCAATCTCGTCTTCAACAATGCCGGGGTCTCGCTGTCGGTACCGGTCGCGACCGCGCGACAGGAAGACTTCGTCTGGCTGATGGATATCAACTTCTGGGGCGTCGTTCACGGCACGCAGGCGTTTCTGCCGTATCTCACCGCCTCCGGCGAGGGGCACATCGTCAACACGTCGAGCCTGTTCGGCATCATCGCCATGCCCACGCAATCGGCGTACAACGCCAGCAAATTCGCAGTGCGCGGCTTCACCGAAGCGCTGCGCATGGAACTCGATCTCGCAGGCGCCCCGGTGTCGTGCACTTGCGTACATCCCGGCGGCGTCGCGACGAACATCGTGACGGCGTCTCGCATCGACGACAGCATCGCCGCGTTCACCGGCGTCGACCCGCAGACCCACCGGCGCCGTGCCAACCAACTCATCGATGTGACCAGTGCGGACGCCGCGGCGCGCCAGATCCTCATCGGCGTCGAGCGCAATGCGCGGCGTGTTCTCGTCGGGCCAGACGCGCGCCGCGTGGACAAACTGGCCCGCGTGCTGGGGGCGAGCTATCAGGCGTTGGTCGTGTGGTTCTACCGACGCTCCGCCATGTCGGCAAAGCGCTCGCGGGCCAGCGCTGCGGCGGCCGATGCAACCACGCACTCCACGAACTGA
- a CDS encoding TetR/AcrR family transcriptional regulator codes for MSNSEMEQGLESTDMTTSVAGAEAAEGAEGAERHQSDPPARGRRYGGLGQAQREQARRAALIGAATEVFGTLGFRRATVRAVCGLARLNDRYFYAAFDNMEDLLRATYAHHAQALLAQLQAAIAASEPTLDARLDAGLNAFFAFLRNPHAARVLLLEVMGVSPQMDQTYQRYIFEFAKLILAMTPVAQRSAPLDDEAQAQARIVGLALVGAMTNAGTAWVLTGYQDTQARMVASCRRVLGGALA; via the coding sequence ATGTCAAATAGCGAAATGGAACAGGGACTCGAATCGACGGACATGACGACGAGCGTTGCGGGGGCTGAAGCGGCTGAAGGTGCTGAAGGGGCAGAGCGCCATCAGAGCGATCCCCCGGCGCGCGGGCGGCGCTATGGCGGCTTGGGGCAGGCGCAGCGCGAGCAGGCGCGCCGCGCGGCGCTGATCGGCGCGGCCACGGAAGTGTTCGGCACGCTCGGCTTTCGCCGGGCGACTGTGCGAGCGGTGTGCGGCCTGGCCAGACTCAACGATCGGTACTTCTATGCGGCGTTCGACAATATGGAGGATCTGCTGCGGGCGACATACGCGCATCATGCGCAAGCGTTGCTCGCGCAGTTGCAGGCCGCCATTGCCGCGAGCGAGCCGACGCTCGACGCCCGCCTGGACGCGGGGCTGAATGCCTTCTTCGCGTTCTTGCGCAATCCTCACGCGGCGCGGGTGTTACTGCTCGAAGTGATGGGCGTAAGTCCGCAGATGGATCAGACGTACCAGCGCTACATCTTCGAGTTCGCGAAGCTCATTCTTGCCATGACGCCGGTCGCGCAGAGGTCCGCGCCGCTCGACGACGAGGCGCAGGCGCAGGCCCGCATCGTCGGTCTGGCGCTTGTCGGCGCCATGACGAACGCGGGCACGGCGTGGGTGCTCACGGGCTATCAGGACACACAGGCGCGCATGGTGGCGAGTTGCCGTCGCGTGCTCGGCGGTGCGTTGGCCTGA
- the purT gene encoding formate-dependent phosphoribosylglycinamide formyltransferase: MTTIGTPLSPNATKVMLLGAGELGREVLIALQRLGVETIAVDRYENAPGQQVAHHARTIAMTDAEQLKALIEAEKPDLVVPEIEAIATPMLEALEADGVVRVIPTARAARLTMDREGIRRLAAETLGLPTSPYQFCDSLEQLQAAIDGGIGYPCIVKPVMSSSGKGQSKIDSAADVKAAWDYAMAGGRVSHGRIIVEGFIDFDYEITLLTVRARGADAQVETHFCAPIGHKQVSGDYVESWQPHPMSSVALERARVIAREVTNNLGGQGIFGVELFVKGDDVWFSEVSPRPHDTGMVTMITQWQNEFELHARAILGLPVNTTLKTPGASAVIYGGVDAQGIVFDGVDQALQVPQTDIRLFGKPESFVKRRMGVALAYDENLDVARRNAVEAASRVKPRAV; the protein is encoded by the coding sequence ATGACCACTATCGGAACCCCGCTGTCGCCGAATGCGACGAAGGTCATGCTGTTGGGCGCAGGCGAGCTCGGTCGCGAAGTGCTGATCGCGTTGCAGCGTCTTGGTGTCGAGACGATTGCCGTCGATCGCTACGAAAATGCGCCGGGCCAGCAGGTTGCGCACCATGCGCGCACGATTGCGATGACGGACGCCGAACAACTCAAGGCGCTGATCGAAGCCGAGAAGCCGGATCTCGTCGTGCCCGAGATCGAGGCGATTGCCACCCCCATGCTCGAAGCGCTGGAAGCCGATGGCGTGGTGCGCGTGATCCCGACGGCGCGCGCCGCGCGCCTGACGATGGACCGCGAAGGTATCCGCCGTCTGGCCGCCGAGACGCTGGGTCTGCCGACGAGCCCGTACCAGTTCTGCGATTCGCTCGAACAATTGCAAGCGGCCATCGACGGCGGCATCGGTTATCCGTGCATCGTCAAGCCTGTCATGAGCAGTTCGGGCAAAGGGCAGAGCAAGATCGACAGCGCAGCCGACGTAAAGGCCGCATGGGACTACGCGATGGCGGGCGGTCGCGTGAGCCACGGCCGCATCATCGTCGAAGGCTTCATCGACTTCGATTACGAGATCACATTGCTGACCGTGCGTGCGCGGGGTGCGGATGCGCAAGTCGAAACGCACTTCTGCGCGCCGATCGGACACAAGCAGGTCAGCGGCGACTACGTGGAGAGCTGGCAGCCGCATCCGATGTCATCGGTTGCGCTTGAGCGCGCCCGTGTGATCGCGCGCGAGGTGACGAACAATCTCGGCGGGCAGGGCATTTTCGGTGTCGAACTGTTCGTGAAGGGCGACGATGTGTGGTTCAGCGAAGTCAGTCCGCGTCCGCACGACACGGGCATGGTGACGATGATCACGCAGTGGCAAAACGAGTTCGAGCTTCACGCGCGTGCGATTCTTGGCCTGCCAGTGAACACCACGCTGAAGACGCCGGGTGCGAGTGCCGTCATCTATGGCGGTGTGGATGCGCAGGGTATTGTCTTTGATGGCGTCGATCAGGCGCTGCAAGTGCCGCAGACCGACATTCGCCTGTTCGGCAAACCGGAGAGTTTCGTGAAGCGTCGGATGGGCGTGGCGCTGGCTTACGATGAGAACCTCGACGTTGCCCGACGCAACGCGGTGGAAGCGGCAAGCCGTGTGAAGCCGCGCGCGGTTTGA
- a CDS encoding cold-shock protein codes for MATGTVKWFNDAKGFGFITPDEGGEDLFAHFSEIQAKGFKSLQENQKVSFEVKMGPKGRQASNIQPI; via the coding sequence ATGGCAACTGGTACCGTCAAGTGGTTCAACGACGCCAAGGGTTTTGGTTTTATTACGCCGGACGAAGGTGGTGAAGATCTCTTCGCTCACTTCTCGGAAATCCAGGCAAAGGGCTTCAAGTCCCTGCAAGAAAACCAGAAGGTCAGCTTCGAAGTGAAGATGGGACCGAAGGGCCGTCAAGCCAGCAACATCCAGCCCATCTAA
- a CDS encoding GGDEF domain-containing protein translates to MASNQAPTLDTLQSLLATVQRNERSLKRFQDIELALMGAPDFGQFLEVVLNRLRHDFDLSGVRLMLAEVDDTLRDLIDTAEGIRALDAGLCIAQDAGTFAAVCGNGQLWIGAPRERHAPLFGERAPASAVVMPLARNGRYIGVIALGSRDARRFAPEMATDFLERFGAVVAVCLENMWNRERLKRIGLTDPLTGLSNRRYFDQRLREEVVRGARYGAPLACLLIDIDHFKRVNDSHGHATGDRALRAASACMRAQLRVTDTLARYGGEEFAALLVQTEQNWAGTVAERVRRAVSRLEVPDDDGTLVPLTISIGLVSVDPRDVADPETLPMRMLGAADAALYAAKRSGRDRVVVAPAVSLR, encoded by the coding sequence GTGGCATCCAATCAGGCACCGACGCTCGACACTCTGCAATCGCTGCTGGCGACCGTGCAGCGCAATGAGCGCTCGCTAAAACGTTTTCAGGACATCGAACTGGCGCTCATGGGCGCGCCGGATTTCGGGCAATTCCTGGAGGTGGTGCTCAATCGCCTTCGCCATGATTTCGATTTGTCGGGGGTGCGTCTGATGCTCGCCGAGGTCGACGACACGCTGCGCGACCTCATCGACACCGCCGAAGGCATTCGTGCGCTCGATGCCGGCCTGTGCATCGCGCAGGACGCCGGCACCTTCGCCGCAGTGTGCGGCAATGGCCAACTCTGGATCGGCGCGCCGCGCGAGCGTCACGCGCCGTTGTTCGGCGAGCGCGCACCGGCGAGCGCCGTTGTCATGCCGTTGGCCCGCAACGGGCGGTATATCGGCGTGATTGCATTGGGCAGTCGAGATGCACGGCGCTTCGCGCCCGAGATGGCGACCGACTTTCTCGAGCGCTTCGGTGCGGTTGTCGCGGTGTGCCTCGAGAACATGTGGAATCGCGAACGTCTCAAGCGCATCGGACTGACCGACCCGTTGACAGGTTTGTCCAACCGCCGCTATTTCGATCAGCGTCTGCGCGAAGAAGTCGTTCGTGGGGCCCGTTACGGCGCGCCGCTCGCGTGCCTGCTCATCGACATCGACCATTTCAAGCGGGTCAACGACAGTCATGGTCACGCCACTGGCGACCGCGCATTGCGCGCGGCCAGCGCGTGCATGCGCGCGCAGTTGCGCGTCACGGACACCCTCGCGCGTTACGGCGGGGAAGAGTTTGCGGCGCTGCTCGTGCAAACGGAGCAGAACTGGGCGGGGACGGTAGCGGAACGGGTGCGTCGCGCGGTGTCGCGGCTGGAAGTCCCCGACGACGACGGCACGCTCGTGCCGCTCACCATCTCCATCGGTCTGGTCAGCGTCGATCCGCGAGATGTCGCCGATCCGGAAACCTTGCCGATGCGCATGCTCGGCGCCGCCGATGCCGCGCTATACGCCGCGAAGCGCTCTGGGCGCGATCGTGTGGTCGTCGCCCCTGCGGTGAGCCTTCGCTAG
- a CDS encoding AEC family transporter: MQAVISAAFPVFGLIFLGYLCARRSWLGNSALDALNRFVVYLALPAVLFQSMAQITWAELVNPGFLGAFGGGMAATFALSFALDRAVRGRLTDASIEGMGAAYPNAGFMGLPLCLVAFGPASVPAVVVAMLLTATVLFAISIAIIETDLQPVPDWRRTTRFVARALIRNPLVVSPFIGMAFAAAGIALPAPVLHFTTLLGGAASPCALVAIGMFLAQSAGAAKEPRIARAVGRLVGLKLVFQPAITAFLAFRVFDLPAIWAHSALLLSALPIGTGPFMLAQLYGREAAVASRAILISTVLSVVTVSLLIGWFSVR, translated from the coding sequence ATGCAAGCCGTCATCTCCGCCGCCTTCCCCGTGTTCGGGCTGATCTTCCTCGGCTATCTCTGCGCACGCCGGTCGTGGCTCGGCAATAGCGCCCTCGACGCCCTGAATCGATTTGTCGTCTACCTCGCACTGCCCGCCGTGCTGTTCCAGTCGATGGCGCAAATCACGTGGGCAGAACTGGTCAATCCCGGATTTCTGGGGGCATTCGGCGGCGGCATGGCGGCGACGTTCGCGCTGTCGTTTGCGCTCGACCGGGCCGTGCGCGGACGGCTCACCGACGCGAGCATCGAAGGCATGGGCGCCGCCTACCCCAACGCGGGCTTCATGGGCTTGCCGCTTTGCCTCGTGGCGTTCGGCCCGGCGAGCGTGCCGGCCGTGGTCGTCGCCATGCTGCTCACGGCCACAGTGCTCTTCGCCATCTCCATCGCGATCATCGAAACGGATCTGCAGCCCGTGCCCGACTGGCGACGCACCACCCGATTCGTTGCCCGCGCCCTCATTCGGAATCCGCTGGTCGTCTCCCCGTTCATCGGCATGGCCTTCGCGGCAGCGGGTATCGCACTGCCTGCGCCGGTGCTCCATTTCACGACACTGCTCGGCGGCGCCGCAAGCCCCTGCGCGCTGGTGGCGATCGGCATGTTCCTCGCACAGAGCGCCGGCGCAGCGAAGGAACCACGCATTGCGCGAGCGGTCGGGCGTCTGGTCGGCTTGAAACTGGTTTTCCAACCGGCGATCACCGCATTTCTCGCGTTTCGCGTGTTCGATCTGCCCGCCATTTGGGCGCATAGCGCACTGCTGCTCTCGGCACTGCCCATCGGCACGGGACCGTTCATGCTTGCGCAACTCTACGGACGCGAAGCCGCCGTCGCCTCGCGCGCGATTCTGATTTCCACGGTGCTATCGGTCGTGACGGTGTCGCTGCTAATCGGTTGGTTTAGCGTGCGGTGA
- a CDS encoding GntR family transcriptional regulator, with protein MSSPAESDAPLAPLSALASSPVLIEQVYSRLRDAIADLTLAPGERIRQAELADSLGVSRQPVSHALQLLKRDGLVCESGRQGLEVAPIDADHLRQLYQVRTALDGLAARLAAMRRAQGSLPQDALERLQDAVAAGMAMARGTPVAKQVRVEVAFHTALHDASGNPLIGQTVAPQWPHIMRAMAATLGTLPMQEVVWHEHGEIVARIAAGDADGAERAAREHTETDGGNARREWLARLAQPE; from the coding sequence ATGTCGTCCCCCGCCGAATCCGACGCGCCACTCGCCCCGCTCTCTGCGCTGGCCAGTTCACCGGTGCTCATCGAGCAGGTGTACTCGCGTTTGCGCGACGCGATCGCCGACCTCACGCTGGCGCCGGGCGAGCGTATTCGTCAGGCCGAACTGGCCGATTCGCTGGGCGTGTCGCGTCAGCCTGTGAGCCATGCATTGCAATTGCTCAAGCGAGACGGACTCGTTTGCGAGAGCGGACGTCAGGGACTCGAGGTCGCGCCCATCGATGCGGACCATCTGCGCCAGCTTTATCAGGTGCGCACCGCGCTTGACGGTTTGGCCGCGCGACTCGCAGCCATGCGCCGGGCGCAGGGCTCTCTTCCCCAAGACGCACTTGAGCGTCTGCAAGACGCAGTCGCTGCCGGCATGGCCATGGCGCGCGGCACGCCAGTGGCGAAACAGGTGCGTGTGGAAGTCGCGTTTCACACGGCGTTGCACGACGCGTCGGGCAACCCGCTGATCGGGCAGACCGTCGCGCCACAGTGGCCGCATATCATGCGCGCGATGGCCGCCACGCTCGGAACGCTACCGATGCAAGAGGTCGTCTGGCACGAGCATGGCGAAATCGTGGCGCGCATCGCGGCGGGCGATGCCGATGGCGCGGAACGCGCTGCGCGTGAACATACCGAGACCGACGGCGGCAACGCACGCCGCGAATGGCTGGCTCGTCTGGCGCAACCGGAGTGA
- a CDS encoding glycoside hydrolase family 18 protein, producing MSESFESSKPSQPGQSGKPGKPGQPATSPQPSANANANASRALDATPLPLDASPSQLLFPTDPHEGATETTYAQNGFDPATSTTQLSYTSARVARRVYNRYARNAFELSGYYTDWSQYDGRLDGDFSNEAAGRGVDLMLLDPFAYDRLVVGFAGIVGDRGEKAQTIARAATDFSRKPDQATFVDSWGDVLAYRNCGFAGWVSNDVIPMFQQSRAQGVLGGLRLLHARNPALKLALAIGGWTMSQAFHALAASRARRKTFCASVVDLLKRFPMFSEINLDWEYPGSPGDDGNLYDDADGPNYAALVSDLKTALIAAGRQDVEISIAASASVADMRKANLPGLIAAGISRINLMTYDFFGTPWAPALAHHTNLHDTNPADAGGFSIDRAVTWLRQAGVPLAKVHIGYAAYSRNALDAQITQVSGLSGTYSPGTGVSAGTFESGTTEYYDLLRNYLDLENGTTRNGFVLYTDPVADADFLFHPSTGLFMSLDTPRTVRAKGDYVKRNGLGGLFTWTIDQDNGVLANAAHEGLGHRVTVSHIDMSPFYFGGKTSLDDSPVEDRA from the coding sequence ATGTCTGAATCGTTCGAATCATCCAAGCCATCCCAACCCGGCCAATCGGGCAAACCGGGCAAACCGGGCCAACCGGCAACATCCCCCCAACCGTCCGCCAACGCCAATGCCAACGCGTCGCGTGCGCTCGACGCAACCCCACTTCCTCTGGATGCCTCACCGAGCCAACTGCTGTTCCCGACCGATCCGCACGAGGGCGCGACCGAAACGACCTACGCTCAGAACGGCTTCGACCCGGCCACCAGCACGACGCAGTTGTCATACACGTCGGCGCGTGTGGCGCGCCGCGTCTACAACCGCTACGCCAGAAACGCCTTCGAGCTCTCCGGCTACTACACCGACTGGTCGCAATACGACGGGCGGCTCGACGGCGACTTCAGCAACGAGGCCGCCGGGCGCGGCGTCGATCTGATGTTGCTCGATCCGTTCGCCTACGACCGGCTGGTCGTCGGCTTCGCCGGCATCGTCGGCGATCGCGGCGAGAAGGCGCAGACGATTGCGCGCGCGGCCACGGACTTTTCCCGCAAACCCGATCAGGCAACGTTTGTCGACAGTTGGGGCGACGTGCTCGCGTATCGCAACTGCGGCTTTGCCGGCTGGGTCAGCAACGATGTGATCCCGATGTTCCAGCAATCGCGCGCGCAGGGGGTGCTGGGCGGCTTGCGTCTGCTTCACGCCAGGAACCCCGCGCTGAAGCTGGCCCTCGCCATTGGCGGCTGGACAATGAGCCAGGCGTTTCATGCCTTGGCGGCGAGTCGCGCGCGACGCAAGACGTTCTGTGCGAGCGTCGTCGATCTGCTCAAGCGCTTTCCGATGTTCTCGGAGATCAATCTCGACTGGGAATATCCCGGCTCTCCCGGCGACGACGGCAACCTTTACGACGACGCCGACGGCCCGAACTACGCCGCGCTTGTGAGCGACCTGAAGACCGCATTGATCGCTGCCGGACGTCAGGACGTCGAGATCTCGATTGCCGCCTCGGCCAGTGTGGCCGACATGCGCAAGGCCAACCTGCCCGGGCTGATCGCGGCGGGCATCTCGCGCATCAACCTGATGACGTACGACTTCTTCGGCACGCCATGGGCGCCTGCCCTCGCCCATCACACCAATCTGCACGACACGAATCCGGCCGACGCCGGCGGCTTTTCGATCGACCGCGCCGTGACATGGCTGCGTCAGGCGGGCGTGCCGCTCGCCAAGGTGCACATCGGTTATGCGGCCTACTCGCGCAACGCCCTTGACGCGCAAATCACTCAGGTGAGCGGACTCTCGGGCACATACTCGCCGGGCACCGGCGTGAGCGCCGGCACGTTCGAGTCGGGCACGACCGAGTATTACGACCTGCTGCGCAATTACCTCGATTTGGAAAACGGAACGACACGCAACGGCTTTGTGCTCTACACCGATCCGGTGGCTGACGCGGACTTCCTTTTCCACCCATCGACCGGCCTGTTCATGTCGCTCGACACGCCACGCACGGTGCGCGCCAAGGGCGACTACGTCAAACGCAACGGACTCGGCGGGCTGTTCACCTGGACGATCGATCAGGACAACGGCGTACTCGCCAACGCGGCGCACGAGGGATTGGGGCATCGGGTGACGGTCTCCCACATCGATATGTCGCCGTTCTACTTCGGCGGAAAGACGTCGCTCGACGATTCGCCCGTGGAGGATCGCGCATGA
- a CDS encoding winged helix-turn-helix domain-containing protein, translating to MSTPPFDLDDVTNLVQHHGISARLSEQEKRLLVRLAARPGKVFDKPALMEALWGQRAQWMEDAALVQLVSRLRRSLAPLGLHRAIVTVARVGYRFDMPVASLAFATSATSATSAASAACDSRQAEPDKPDEPGDADVMTPATPPYPHVDAGTAALSIGDATAHTSPASALLHGVARDGHGEVRRQGVTVRIPQIEYRLLCALRSPPDVAHDKRTLIATLWPERPDQDDTNLMQVVSRLRRRLIPLGLHGHIVTVPRIGYRFEPWHEPGNASSTRTAGTPSDTSPPASGRGRTGFAAALLNALHRLGHLTCLTRRLRWRRR from the coding sequence ATGTCGACCCCACCGTTCGACCTCGACGATGTCACCAATCTCGTGCAGCACCACGGCATTTCCGCTCGCCTGTCGGAGCAGGAAAAGCGTTTGCTGGTGCGCCTTGCCGCACGTCCGGGCAAGGTCTTCGACAAGCCCGCCCTGATGGAAGCCCTGTGGGGACAGCGCGCGCAATGGATGGAAGACGCCGCCCTCGTACAGCTTGTCTCGCGCCTGCGACGCTCGCTCGCGCCACTCGGCCTGCACCGCGCGATCGTGACCGTCGCTCGCGTGGGATATCGCTTCGATATGCCGGTCGCTTCATTGGCTTTCGCGACCTCAGCAACCTCAGCAACCTCAGCGGCTTCAGCGGCGTGCGATTCGCGGCAGGCCGAACCGGATAAACCGGACGAACCCGGAGATGCCGACGTCATGACACCGGCAACGCCCCCTTACCCGCATGTCGATGCCGGCACGGCGGCACTGTCGATCGGGGACGCAACCGCCCACACGTCGCCCGCGTCCGCGCTCCTGCACGGCGTCGCGCGTGACGGACACGGCGAAGTGCGTCGTCAGGGTGTCACCGTGCGAATTCCGCAAATCGAGTACCGCTTGCTGTGCGCGCTGCGATCACCGCCGGATGTTGCGCATGACAAACGTACGTTGATCGCCACGCTTTGGCCGGAACGCCCCGATCAGGACGACACCAATCTGATGCAGGTCGTCTCGCGTCTGCGGCGCAGGCTCATTCCGCTGGGCCTGCATGGCCACATCGTGACCGTGCCACGCATTGGCTATCGATTCGAACCCTGGCACGAGCCGGGGAACGCTTCGTCGACGCGGACTGCGGGCACCCCCTCCGATACTTCGCCTCCTGCGTCCGGGCGCGGCCGAACGGGGTTTGCAGCAGCGCTCTTGAATGCGCTGCATCGTCTTGGACACCTGACATGCCTGACACGGCGTTTGCGCTGGCGACGCCGATAA